A single genomic interval of Drosophila virilis strain 15010-1051.87 chromosome 2, Dvir_AGI_RSII-ME, whole genome shotgun sequence harbors:
- the TyrR gene encoding probable G-protein coupled receptor No18 isoform X1 translates to MALHSQLEYQNILITPLMYVATTFLATSGVIGLQHNVSIGYDNFLETWSIGNWSLSPTSYTSGIPSLQSKLNESGNFGDSVPTLTLFNYYNESATATAEWAHFYDLILSWQGICLIAVFCTFIIVTVIGNTLIILAVLTTRRLRTVTNCFVMSLAIADLLVGIFVMPPAVAVHLIGSWQLGWVLCDIWISFDVLLCTASILSLCAISVDRYLAVTQPLTYSRKRRSKRLALLMILIVWILALAITCPPMLGWYEPGRRDLRECRYNQNEGYVIFSAMGSFFIPMAVMIYVYAKISCVIAKRHDNMTDINVHNKKFKRYTAADVENEFSEQEHSTGYKSKQAAAQTFFNQTISKDLHEIVLSDSDNLGVATSGGANAGNCQTLLALPSTNSASGKNSCYELTRPSSLSLKRTSTASTTITTMASGVGPSSSLLDAPWQAQPQQQPPTHTFRHSHLSVGGGDRLRGHHHHSSAGSGTADVSTTTSTNIKSLSNRITSLKKENKTTQTLSIVVGGFIACWLPFFVYYLITPFLAEHQVSGTLAKALTWLGWFNSAINPFIYAFYSVDFRAAFWRLTCKRFFSDDQKPQFPTNTMSIRR, encoded by the exons ATGGCTCTCCATTCACAGTTGGAGtatcaaaacattttaattacacCTCTGATGTATGTGGCCACTACATTCCTTGCCACAAGCGGCGTTATTGGATTGCAGCACAACGTTTCTATTGGTTACGATAACTTTCTAGAAACATGGAGTATTGGCAATTGGAGTTTGTCACCAACGTCATATACATCTGGCATCCCATCGTTGCAGTCAAAACTAAATGAGTCTGGAAATTTCGGAGATTCAGTGCCTACCCTAACACTTTTCAATTACTACAATGAAtctgcgacggcgacggccgAATGGGCCCACTTCTACGATCTCATTCTTTCGTGGCAGGGCATTTGCTTGATTGCTGTGTTCTGCACGTTTATCATTGTCACCGTTATTGGCAATACACTCATTATATTAGCTGTTTTGACCACTCGAAGACTTCGAACGGTTACAAACTGTTTTGTTATGAGTTTAGCGATAGCTGATTTACTTGTAGGGATTTTCGTTATGCCGCCAGCAGTAGCTGTACATCTAATTG GTTCCTGGCAACTCGGCTGGGTACTCTGCGATATTTGGATATCCTTTGATGTCTTGCTATGTACAGCATCTATTTTGAGTCTGTGCGCCATCAGTGTTGATAG ATACCTTGCTGTTACACAGCCACTTACTTATTCTCGGAAACGGCGTTCTAAGCGCCTCGCGCTTTTAATGATTCTTATCGTTTGGATCCTGGCATTAGCAATTACTTGTCCTCCCATGTTAGGATG GTATGAACCTGGACGACGAGACCTAAGAGAGTGTCGTTACAACCAAAATGAAGGATATGTAATTTTCTCAGCGATGGGTTCATTTTTTATACCAATGGCTGTTATGATTTATGTTTATGCAAAGATTTCTTGTGTAATTGCAAAGAGACACGACAATATGACTGACATTAATGTCCATAACAAG AAATTTAAACGGTATACCGCCGCCGACGTTGAAAATGAATTCTCCGAGCAGGAACATAGTACGGGCTACAAAAGCAAACAGGCTGCTGCGCAAACATTCTTCAACCAAACAATATCTAAGGATCTACATGAAATTGTACTTAGCGATAGCGACAATCTTGGAGTAGCAACATCAGGTGGAGCTAATGCTGGAAATTGCCAGACCTTGCTGGCTCTGCCATCAACCAATAGTGCTAGTGGAAAAAACAGTTGCTATGAATTAACTCGACCATCTTCATTGTCTCTGAAACGGACGTCTACCGCTTCTACGACTATAACCACAATGGCAAGCGGTGTAGGTCCCAGCAGTAGTTTATTAGATGCGCCATGGCAAGcccagccacaacaacaaccgccaACTCATACCTTTCGGCATTCGCATCTGAGTGTGGGTGGTGGAGACAGGCTGCGTGGCCACCATCATCATTCGTCTGCAGGATCAGGAACGGCTGATGTATCCACCACTACTTCAACCAATATTAAATCTCTGTCGAACCGCATAACATCCctgaaaaaggaaaacaaaacaaccCAAACACTAAGCATTGTCGTTGGTGGTTTTATCGCCTGCTGGCTCCCGTTTTTTGTCTACTATCTTATAACACCGTTTCTGGCCGAGCACCAGGTCAGTGGCACGTTGGCCAAGGCTCTTACCTGGCTCGGTTGGTTCAATAGCGCAATCAATCCTTTTATCTACGCATTTTACAGTGTCGACTTTCGTGCCGCCTTTTGGCGCTTAACCTGTAAACGATTTTTTAGTGACGACCAAAAGCCACAATTTCCCACAAACACAATGTCTATTAGGCGATAG
- the TyrR gene encoding probable G-protein coupled receptor No18 isoform X2 gives MYVATTFLATSGVIGLQHNVSIGYDNFLETWSIGNWSLSPTSYTSGIPSLQSKLNESGNFGDSVPTLTLFNYYNESATATAEWAHFYDLILSWQGICLIAVFCTFIIVTVIGNTLIILAVLTTRRLRTVTNCFVMSLAIADLLVGIFVMPPAVAVHLIGSWQLGWVLCDIWISFDVLLCTASILSLCAISVDRYLAVTQPLTYSRKRRSKRLALLMILIVWILALAITCPPMLGWYEPGRRDLRECRYNQNEGYVIFSAMGSFFIPMAVMIYVYAKISCVIAKRHDNMTDINVHNKKFKRYTAADVENEFSEQEHSTGYKSKQAAAQTFFNQTISKDLHEIVLSDSDNLGVATSGGANAGNCQTLLALPSTNSASGKNSCYELTRPSSLSLKRTSTASTTITTMASGVGPSSSLLDAPWQAQPQQQPPTHTFRHSHLSVGGGDRLRGHHHHSSAGSGTADVSTTTSTNIKSLSNRITSLKKENKTTQTLSIVVGGFIACWLPFFVYYLITPFLAEHQVSGTLAKALTWLGWFNSAINPFIYAFYSVDFRAAFWRLTCKRFFSDDQKPQFPTNTMSIRR, from the exons ATGTATGTGGCCACTACATTCCTTGCCACAAGCGGCGTTATTGGATTGCAGCACAACGTTTCTATTGGTTACGATAACTTTCTAGAAACATGGAGTATTGGCAATTGGAGTTTGTCACCAACGTCATATACATCTGGCATCCCATCGTTGCAGTCAAAACTAAATGAGTCTGGAAATTTCGGAGATTCAGTGCCTACCCTAACACTTTTCAATTACTACAATGAAtctgcgacggcgacggccgAATGGGCCCACTTCTACGATCTCATTCTTTCGTGGCAGGGCATTTGCTTGATTGCTGTGTTCTGCACGTTTATCATTGTCACCGTTATTGGCAATACACTCATTATATTAGCTGTTTTGACCACTCGAAGACTTCGAACGGTTACAAACTGTTTTGTTATGAGTTTAGCGATAGCTGATTTACTTGTAGGGATTTTCGTTATGCCGCCAGCAGTAGCTGTACATCTAATTG GTTCCTGGCAACTCGGCTGGGTACTCTGCGATATTTGGATATCCTTTGATGTCTTGCTATGTACAGCATCTATTTTGAGTCTGTGCGCCATCAGTGTTGATAG ATACCTTGCTGTTACACAGCCACTTACTTATTCTCGGAAACGGCGTTCTAAGCGCCTCGCGCTTTTAATGATTCTTATCGTTTGGATCCTGGCATTAGCAATTACTTGTCCTCCCATGTTAGGATG GTATGAACCTGGACGACGAGACCTAAGAGAGTGTCGTTACAACCAAAATGAAGGATATGTAATTTTCTCAGCGATGGGTTCATTTTTTATACCAATGGCTGTTATGATTTATGTTTATGCAAAGATTTCTTGTGTAATTGCAAAGAGACACGACAATATGACTGACATTAATGTCCATAACAAG AAATTTAAACGGTATACCGCCGCCGACGTTGAAAATGAATTCTCCGAGCAGGAACATAGTACGGGCTACAAAAGCAAACAGGCTGCTGCGCAAACATTCTTCAACCAAACAATATCTAAGGATCTACATGAAATTGTACTTAGCGATAGCGACAATCTTGGAGTAGCAACATCAGGTGGAGCTAATGCTGGAAATTGCCAGACCTTGCTGGCTCTGCCATCAACCAATAGTGCTAGTGGAAAAAACAGTTGCTATGAATTAACTCGACCATCTTCATTGTCTCTGAAACGGACGTCTACCGCTTCTACGACTATAACCACAATGGCAAGCGGTGTAGGTCCCAGCAGTAGTTTATTAGATGCGCCATGGCAAGcccagccacaacaacaaccgccaACTCATACCTTTCGGCATTCGCATCTGAGTGTGGGTGGTGGAGACAGGCTGCGTGGCCACCATCATCATTCGTCTGCAGGATCAGGAACGGCTGATGTATCCACCACTACTTCAACCAATATTAAATCTCTGTCGAACCGCATAACATCCctgaaaaaggaaaacaaaacaaccCAAACACTAAGCATTGTCGTTGGTGGTTTTATCGCCTGCTGGCTCCCGTTTTTTGTCTACTATCTTATAACACCGTTTCTGGCCGAGCACCAGGTCAGTGGCACGTTGGCCAAGGCTCTTACCTGGCTCGGTTGGTTCAATAGCGCAATCAATCCTTTTATCTACGCATTTTACAGTGTCGACTTTCGTGCCGCCTTTTGGCGCTTAACCTGTAAACGATTTTTTAGTGACGACCAAAAGCCACAATTTCCCACAAACACAATGTCTATTAGGCGATAG